The sequence below is a genomic window from Corythoichthys intestinalis isolate RoL2023-P3 chromosome 17, ASM3026506v1, whole genome shotgun sequence.
gcgcatgcgcacatcgcgatggcgatgtttaaacgatatatcgttcaggcctactcaaCATACATCAGCAGTGTTTTGGAGTTCAGCCACATTTAGGGTGATTTGTACAGAATACAGAGAGTTGACCCCCTCCTCCAAACATAACTATGAAATGAGGTCATTTTTCTGCAGAATCAAGAAGCCATTTACTTTTCCATTAGGGAATAGGGTTCATCTATTACCGTTTGTTTTACAATGTCTGCGTTGTAAAGGAACACAACTGTCAGGTCAGGTAAAGTTCACATTGCATTGTGCTAGAAagcttaactcattcgctgccactgacggccacagatgtccaatctatttgaatttATTAGAATTTTCCTCACAGTAGTTTAAGCTCGCGAGATAGCAAGCAAGTACAATGGTCGGACATGAtagaaaattaatttacaaggtggaaaaaactgacatattTTCTAGGAATTAAATGACTGTCTTGTTTTTGATGGACTCTTAGGTCTACTATGGTACTGTATGTTGTTTAATAATAGGGATATTtggagaggttttttttttttttggtagtattTGCCATTAAAAGTTTGAGAACCGCTAAGCTATCTAATTTGACTCACTCACCTTATGTCTAGTATTGTAAACATGATTTGTGGATTATTCCTTTTTATTCAATGAGACATTTTGACTCATTTGAGtttatttagtgctgcaacgattaatctattaattcgattagaaaaaaagctttgaattaaATTATGctactttgagtattcgtttaattaaagtggcgttttaatggtttgttttgaaagtgtttgcatttagttttattgatttgggtggatacactgccctctagtggcaacaataAATATGACAtagctcatttcacatggctgaatccagctgctccctgttcagaccaacataagctaagtttttgtttgagctcatgtttttttaaatgcattcgtaatttagtttatggatATATTTAACCGTGttttgtgggaaaatgtgtttgaaccatttgtgagATCATTGtgaaaaaacccccaaaaagttagcattttatagcatttaagctagcagacttttgctatgcaagttagccaattgttcttttgttgtacttaagatcctcatttattattattatttataacatttgaagctcagctctggtatttaaaatttttatattccttatccgattaattgactactaaaataatcgatagcggcagccctaattttatttACGCTATATggaacattattaatattactgtgcaatttTTCACAAACACGATGCAGTAGTCATTTATATTGACTATATTATGCTGTGTAGTTTAGTACCTACGTGAATATTAGCCGCTTTTGGACTGCAGGAACCTGAGTACTTAGTTCCTATAACTATTGGCCTCTCAAGTAGCTGTAGGAATATATGtgtatcattcattcattcattcattcattccataTATGTTTTAGAATCCATAATCGGAAAAACAGATAATGATTTGTTATTTCATTTCtggttttcaaagaaaaaatatcagtgTATCATTCGTTCATTCCATATCTGTTTTAGAATCCAAAATCGGAAAATGGATAACGATTTGTTGTTTCATTTTTCGTTTtcagataaaaaaattaaaaacctgaaaaCAAATAACGGCCTGTTTTTCgctgttttgattgtttttaaattaacaaaTGCAATTTGAGGGTATGGAATTATCATGGTATTTTTgttctattcatttattttatttactgtatatggaccattatttatattattgtgcattttttttaaaacacgatggtaaatggtgttatacttgtatagcgctttaccacctttcaaggtgctcaaagcgctttacactatctcgccatccacctactggtgacgcagcaccaggagcaatgtggggttcagtgtcttgctcaaggacacttagacgagttcatcagggcggagacttgaacccacaacctctgggttgggggacaactactctaccactgaaccaTGCCACCCCCACCACGATGTATTGATTTATAttcaatattttatgttgtgtattttaattcCTACGCGATTATTAGCCACTTTCAGACTGTAGGAACCTGAGTACTTAGTTCCTATAACTATTGGCCTCTGAAGTAGTTATATGAATATCCGTGTATCAAATCAAAAATCGGAAAAcaaataactgcctgtttttcactgttttgattttgtttttaaattaaaaatagaatatgaGGGTATAGAATTATCATGGTTATTCGTTTTTGGTTTGTATGATTTTTGATGTGTAGTGACCCGGAAGTTGTTGACCTTTTTTCCCCGGGAAGGTCAGCCTGTCTCTACCAGGTAATTCCATTGATGGGTTAATCGAGTGGCACAATAGCTAACGTTctacatttaccgtattggtccaaatataaaacggccctgattataagatgaccacctctttttcaagactcaagtttgaaaaaatactttttgaacaccaaattttttttaatacagaaaataattacagtacatctgaaacaaatgattataacaatatatttgagagaaaaagcatgttattttgcctcattcaaatcttaatatctgaacatttaaatgtgttaaagtataaagtgcaatcacattcggaaatgaatggcttctggtttttgaaatgtaaataaaccaatcttttgcggtaaaacaacaaaattgcaataactgcattaaccatcaaagtgaagtctaactgtaacttgtagtcttgaaacaaatctgaataaggaaaaacattgcaataaaataatgcaaactggttaaacttgagagtagctgagatctgtcatgacagaacatagcttcaatgatatctgtcgccatctagcgtcgtgaataggtataatgtctagaccgtgaatataagacaacccccactttttcagtcttatttcaatgcaaaaaacaccgtcttatattcgggccaatacgatatgttacttaatgtttttgtcaagGATGGCGGTCGTGTAAGTGCTTTTCAAAGAGGGGAAATGCTATTTTTCGAACAGCGAACTCATATCAGAGGTGGAGGACGCAGCATGTCACataagtgacacaaccaaacactgctacaatgcggGCTAACTACACacacaataagaaaatgtcacacattgtcaaTATATAACGGAAACTacagcgaattttcatctcgttctcgtctcgtcagatgacaactggcattcgtctcgtgatgttttagtctcccaagacacgtttgtagctcgtcatcatcatgaaaattgtttcttgacaaaatattttcgctaTCGTCAtcggtgaagaaaacaacactgcttgaacACAAAAGTTACTGTAACGCGACCTCCCAACATCCTCAAGAAATATGGGTTacagtcaggggtgaaagtggctagaatttcttgcctcaactccccgacgtgaaggtcaccacggagacagaaatgttgtttatttatttattttctctttttttggggggggggttcaaacttcctaaaactactgaaatgcaaagaaaacggttctttctataacacatacaaaaacagattttcattcaaaattgtattttttcaatgatttgcaaaattaaaagttaacaaaaacagtaataaccccaacctccatccactaatttttatttttcctcatttcctcacatactaaatgccaaatctcaattttaactacttaagacagtgcttctcaattattttctgttacgccccccaggAAGGCGTAATCGTTTCgcacccccccaactctctgccgccactgtaaattgtataatttttctataaaattattattattataattacacCTCAGTATAACATTGTGTAGTTTTTAATATTATAGAAAAAGATATACaggtcaacttacaataaagtataacgtTATTAACAGTGTTTTGTTGGTAAcctaaaagaataaaaaaaaaaaaaaaagtcacatccaagctgtaaaaatacactcaaggtacattttttgaccatttaatactgaaaaatgaaatttaataaaatcaataaataataaattcaaattgattagcaatatTATCTCATGACAacaatatgccaaaccatttgaccgaaacaacaaaaatagaacaaaaacaacagtgtcattggacagagggacagtttttatttttgatattttgcattgagcaacttgttatgccaccttatatgatggtaacagtgctcgctggtttactgatgtaacactgaccaagcaggacgattgttggcaatatttggcaggtctttgctgaaaaaaaaaaaaaatcaagcggcttatcaatgtgattggggtctaatctttttaagtgacgtcttaattgatttggcttcctgctgtccgttGCAAAAATTTTTACATAcaaactggtctttcctcgtctccaactgtatcaaaagtcaaagccaaacacggcatacgcttcgtcatatttcctcatcttagctcttcatatctttagcgctctttgctgtgtgctcttgtttggttcagaaatactgtgcacactttgaaaatgacagcgccgctgccacccactgagtggatgtgcaattgcactttattctagtacggcaaaaaagtatgttccccgaggtcacatgcgccaccctggGCATCGCTCTGTGCCCCACTGGGggcaccccactatttgagaagtactgatttaagaacataggatgtatattaaaattgaagttattgtaaacatttacttttgctttcttttttttttttttaataataaagatataagtaaaatacattcagaaaaataagtacttatattatgcagagtgaattggaatatattttgaatatcgcgcaaacattgacttttttaaatcataaggaaatgaataagtagcctaacataaatgaacaaatagaagtccaaagtgcacattgacagctaagatgttctgaacctccccatcagaacaaataaaactaaatatgataaatacggctcctcatagcgttttgacagttgccgtcatatttttggaatcaaagcaccgcgtACCAaaacagcattccagccctgaatcttataccggaactgcgttcctgaccgttctggcccactttcacccctggttacagTATTAACagagagtatgtgttgtggtagttagtaaaagaagaatgacgtccaatccattttgagtcactattgtcgtcaatggaagccaaagtGTTATCtctattgaaaaataaaaggctTTTCTTTCAAAAGTAAGTCTCCTTATACATACTGGTGACAACTGTGCCATTCCCAGGCGTAGCGCGGCCTGCTGGGCCGGAAGTCAGCCGTGCCCTGGTTCTTGACTCTCTGGGGGAAGCGCAGCAGCATTCGGGTGTCGTAGTCTCGGGCCAAGTAGGCTGAGCTGAAAGCAGGAgagaatatttgtttttttcccaatcatgGTGTCCCGACTAGAGGTGTAGTTCCTGAGGGAAAACAGCCCGATCCTAAATTTCTGGCGGAAAATAGTACGCGTGCATGCGGTTGTTGCTGATGTGTTTACCATTCTGGCTCCTTTTCTCTCGGAAAACTatcattacatttactccagtCTGCACTGTCAAGGCGGTATTTGAGTCATTTTACCTCCTCTCACAATTGCACCGAGGCAGTGCCTggccacaagcactttattatcctGATTCAGTCCCTGAACCAGACGAACTGCTGTGTTGTTTTGGTTTAATTCGAAAAGCAGccatggctgaaaaagacaccCACGTACCTTGACAAACAGTTCTCCTCAGACGCGCATCTGAGGTTGTACATTGGCGTGCTCTGCACGTAGGCGGCTGTCTGAATGTAGTATGGGTCAAGCACCAGGTCTGGAAGACCTGCAACAAAAGCATTAGAAATGGAATTGAAATATTGTACATAATTAATTGACATAGAGtaaaaaacacaaatttaaCAATCACAACATCCATGAGTGAATACATTAGCTGCCTTTAGAAGGATTTTACTATATTTAATTCAATGTGTATCTCTGTTATTGTTGTTTTAATGATTTGTTGTTACCTTCATCAGAAGGTGAAATCTACAGAAGCAGACGTTATGTAGAATTCGGTTCTGCATGTCTGTTTGTTTCTGCGTATGTTTGTGTTAAATGTAACTCAAGAATGAAGAAACAGATtaccaattttaacaaatttaaggcATTTTTGTAatatggcatatggcattttggggtcaaagGTAAacagggtcaaataaaatttggctgcttaggcgAAAGTCTGCAGTATTGATGAGCTCCTTTAGTTACACATACAAGTAGTTATTAACGGGTTTCGTTCCTACGCTGatgacgtaacctgaatttccgcgtaaatcggaattaactcattaagtacccctaaatacccctaaatctcaaaataacacttcAGAAACATGTATCATATGTCATATtaacaaaattaagtaaaacaataatatactgtaatgtGAGattcaataaggtactgtttacctttaaaaaaaaaagactggagacaaaatcgcAGACGAGACTCCAGGCGTCATAACGTCGAAATCATGTAAGTCGGTTTAGTTGTAACCCGGGTCCTCctgtattttctttattttcaccagatagtttctggggcgaaccagaaacaatctggcaaacattagcattatatagcatttgctagtagacttttgctattcaagttagccaattgttgtaaacattagtattatatagcatttaaacaagtggacttttgctacgcaagttagccaattgttttgtaaacattagcataatatagtatttaagctagcagatttttgctatgcaagttagccaattgttctggaaacattagcattacatagcattCAAGCTATTTGGACTATTTGcagcaatgcaacaattggctaacttgcatagcaaaagtcggctagcttaaatgctatacaatgctaatgtttaccaggttctgttgtttatgttgtgaatttattatatttctatcgatgtccctttaggctTAGGGGCTCCGGCTGAAATTCTGTTTGTGAAATTCAAACAACACATTACCACCACCTACTGGACACATCGCTTTGCACACAAGTTTTGGCAGAGGTCTGTGTTGTGctgcagtgatccctcgtttttcacggttaatgaggaccagaaccagccgtgataagtgaaaaactgcgaagtagccccccaccccccattgaacatttttgttcaatgtatttattcaaatttgtcattggaaagaaatacatataagacatgtttttcatctttttccccaaagtataataaaaaaaaccttttatgtatgtatatattttaataaatggttttcaaggactttaaatgtcataattataataggTTTTAAActtgttactgtcccacagaattatttttaaacaagaaaaaaagtagacagccaatccattaaaaaaaaagattgtctttattaaatgctgcaTTGTGTGAGTCCACTCTAATTCGCTCCAGCGAGTCACTTACATACAATGAGTtggcacagcaactgtttaacaagttaaacgatgattgacgcatgcagcgctttaaCCGTCTGTCATCATTACTTTGATAAGCAATTCCAGTTCACTCTCTgttgaacaaagagcagggaaagACAGtttatctgtatttatttatttatttaattgaaaagaaaaaatccgcgatggactgagggcgcaaagtttgaagcacaaAGTTGCAAGGGATCACTCTAtttaatttatgtatttttcattATTTACCTAAAAACGTTAAATATAGTTAATTATCatacattatttttatataataattattgcAACgcatttaattatattttttccaaaattttaTTCATAtcacaaatttattttgaatacaACAACATTCACATATTATTCACAAgtattattttaaatacaatTGTATTTGACTGAAATTTTATAAAACCAAATATTAActgtacaataataataatacagtgatcccttgctactttgcgcttcaaacgccgctccctcagtccattgcggattttatttttcaattaaataaaaataaatacagatgagttggctttccctgctctttgttcaacagaaagtgaactggagttgcttattaaagtaatgATGACAGACGGTTAAAgggctgcatgcgtcaatcatcgtttaacttgttaaacagttgctgtgccaACTAATTGTATGTAAGTGACTCACTGGAGCGGAttagagtggactcactcaatgcaaCATTTAgacaagcatttaaaaaaaaaaaaaaaatggattgggcatctactttttttcttgtttaaaaatattttttttttaaaaaaaatttaattaaaaaaaaaaaaatacgatgaGCTGTCCCAAGCTGATTgcttagtctcactctccctccctctctctctctccctgctctttgattTTCagacagtgcactggagttgcttattaaagttaacgatgattgacagatattTGGGTTTGAGCTTGCCAGAGACACAAACTTCAAagtgctgcatgcgtcaatcattgtttaacgtgttaaacagttgctgtggcaagtgtgtaagtgagcagcttgaggtggactcactcagtgaagcatttaataaagccaagcatttttccactactttattcttgtttaaaaataattcagtgggacagtaacatgtttaaatcttatcataattattacatttgaagtgcttgaaaaccatttagtaAAATCTAAATatacatttcttttttaaattatactttgggaaaaaaagtgaaaaaacatgtcatatggatctctttccaatgttaaatctgaattaattcatacaattacaaaaaaaaaaataatttttttttaaataattaagggttgttccgatcatgtttttttgctcccgatccgatcccgatcgttttagtttgagtatatgctgatcccgatatttcccgatccgattgcttttttttttttttttttgctcctgattcaattccaatcattcccgataatttttcccgatcatatatattttggcaatgcattaagaaaaaaatgaataaaactcggacgaatatatacattcaacatatgttgaatgtatatatgtgtttattatgaaaataaatcctcaagatggcatttacattattaacattctttctgtgagagggatccacggaaagaaagacttgtaattcttaaaggatgaatgtgactttgtatattgtgactaaatattgccatctagtgtatttgttgagctttcagtaaatgatactgcagccatttaacttctgcccaaatgcatgatgggaagtgcagccatgactgtgcgtagtggttccaattgatatatcttctctgcgttgggaaataaaatagggtgttaagaaaaagatcaactactactttACTTCccatattgcttcccacgatatttctaattgttgagagagggattgtaaggctttagccagttaTGAAATGGctttaaaggctgccaaaattctctctactcattttacgtttccTTATAGCTCTATGTGTACGTAAAACGTgccggggatggcgtggctcagtggtggagtagttgtcccccaaccctgaggctgtgggttcgattctccaccctgatgaactcgcctaagtatccttgagcaagatactgaaccctgcattgctcctggtgctgtgtcaccagtaggtagatggcaatgtactgtaaagcgctttgagtaccttgagaggtagaaaagcgctatacaagtataacaccattaccATTATagtttgaacgcgacaatgcgtgagtgggtagtgcagcgcttgcgttaaatattttaatgttattaccgccgttaacgcgataaatttgatagctctactttaagccaaaactaaaaactctggatgagtgtaagacattttgtctgtaacgttaaatacaattagaaaacgatttaattaaaaatatatatatactatatattaaaaaaaggcatgtccgatattttattgctgattccgatactttgaaaatgacgtgatcggactccCGATCgagcgggacatctctaataataatatttgGTGGGGGGGGTTGCACTACTTCgcgttttttcacttattgcgccgGGTTGTCCCCATTAACAGCGGAAAATGAGGGATCTAAGTGTATAGATCTAAGTATCTATTCAATTTTATGTccaaaatattcatttttaaataacatttaatGCCATATTAGTATAGTAAAGTAGAATAgtatttcattttatatttcATTTGATATTTTCTTTCAATATAGTTAGTCATTGTCGCATTGTCAAAGGCAGtcaatgagtaaaaaaaaaaaaaagggctaaGTTTCACCCTCCCACCAATCACTATAGTAGacttccaatcaatttgaagtgggagggtggcagccaatgagtgtgcaAGTGTACCTAATAAAATGTCCGCAGCGTGCACACGTATTCACAGACTGTCCCGTTGTTATCCGCGGAACCGAGTCCTCACTCTTACCGTACTGATGGTACCTTGTGCCATATCCGGGTCTGGATCTGGACCTGGGTCTCTCGTACACATCGTAGTGATTGTAATAGGGGTTGTCGTGGTCTACATCGTAGGACTTAGACGGGTCATAGGGGTCGTCGGCGACCATCATGTCTTCCCTCTTGGGTTGCGGCGGGCTGACGGTCACTTTAGCATGGGTGTCATTCCTCCGATCGCCCGACGGGGGCTCCTGGCCCTGGCCCTGGCGGTGCTCTCTGCCCCTCACAAGCCGCTGGAGCGCGGCGGGCAGCGCTGCGGGCCGCTGCTCCGGGGTGTCCCGCGCCGGCTGCTTGGCGTCGCTGATGATGGTGATCGGCCTTTGCTGCACTTGTTCCTGCGGCGAGCCGCGACGCCTGGCCGGCTGATATTCGGCACCCTGGCTTAAAATGctgaaaatattgccattgtgaGACCACTGTAGCGTCTGCCGGAGTGCGCCCCCTGGGTTATTCCCTTGAGGAGGCGCCGGGTGTCTCTGACAATGCGCGCCCCGAAGGGTGAGGACAAATAAATAGACGCACGCAAATGCGTAAAGCGGCGTGCCGATGCGGAATCCCATGTCTGACTCACTCGCGACCCTGGCACTTGTCTTTTTTCAATTTACAAAGCCACCATGGCACTTGGGAGTCTAAAGTAGAAAGCGCACACTAGGTTTAGGATAGTGtgtaaaaatcacatttctcCACTCCTGCAGTCTGCTCATGCACttatgaggaggcggagttgtgAGCTGGCATTATGGGATGGTCTGTAACTAGTCATATAACAACTGATTACGTGACGTCTGTCTAACCCTGATGGGCCGAGTGTCTTAACCgtttcaagtattttttttttttggtcatgtaaAAAACAGTTTCATAAAGAGCTGGCGTCCACATACGagaacatcacattttgggtcatgcagGTCACACTTGTGCGAATGTGGACACCaggcaggggcgtcactagacctaatacaatactgggtCACTGGAGAGCGAAGTTACAGTGTACACAGATTGAGAATAAAGTGAATTACCGTAATGTCCGGACTATAATCCGCTACTTTTTtcgttcattttgaatcctgcggtttatagtccagtgcggcttatttgttgatttatttgtgttagtAGGCAacccatgcctcctagcatgcattgcagcacaacAGATGTAAGTAacgatcaaaattcatgttctttgctaattatttattcatttactgttccagttgtttcattaat
It includes:
- the loxa gene encoding protein-lysine 6-oxidase codes for the protein MGFRIGTPLYAFACVYLFVLTLRGAHCQRHPAPPQGNNPGGALRQTLQWSHNGNIFSILSQGAEYQPARRRGSPQEQVQQRPITIISDAKQPARDTPEQRPAALPAALQRLVRGREHRQGQGQEPPSGDRRNDTHAKVTVSPPQPKREDMMVADDPYDPSKSYDVDHDNPYYNHYDVYERPRSRSRPGYGTRYHQYGLPDLVLDPYYIQTAAYVQSTPMYNLRCASEENCLSSSAYLARDYDTRMLLRFPQRVKNQGTADFRPSRPRYAWEWHSCHQHYHSMDEFSRYELLDATSQRSVAEGHKVSFCLEDTSCDYGYYRRYACTSHTQGLSPGCYDTYNADIDCQWIDITDVKPGNYILKVSVNPSYQVPEEDYTNNIVRCDVRYTGNYAYLSGCHMATY